In one window of Microcaecilia unicolor chromosome 9, aMicUni1.1, whole genome shotgun sequence DNA:
- the LOC115477819 gene encoding galectin-3-like isoform X2: protein MATDSQMSVTHNLNGILVPHSTVMIHGKVNPDPDRNGKGLILNSRNNNVWGNEEIKSDISPFSPGKEFKIGIESLEDSFKVSVDDKHLLTFNARIKPLKDINYINIWGDFEMFRLLVSLK, encoded by the exons ATGGCTACAGACTCA CAAATGAGTGTTACACATAATCTCAATGGAATACTTGTCCCTCATTCTACAGTAATGATCCATGGAAAAGTCAATCCTGATCCAGACAG AAATGGGAAGGGGCTCATCTTAAACAGTAGGAATAACAATGTTTGGGGAAATGAGGAAATCAAGAGTGACATTAGTCCATTTTCACCTGGCAAGGAATTCAAG ATTGGAATCGAGAGTTTGGAGGATTCTTTCAAGGTCTCTGTGGATGACAAACACCTGTTAACATTCAATGCTCGTATAAAACCCCTGAAAGACATAAACTACATCAACATATGGGGCGACTTTGAAATGTTTCGACTTTTAGTTAGCCTAAAGTAA
- the LOC115477819 gene encoding galectin-3-like isoform X1: MATDSQMSVTHNLNGILVPHSTVMIHGKVNPDPDRFAVGFHKDDETILFHLIVRFRNGKGLILNSRNNNVWGNEEIKSDISPFSPGKEFKIGIESLEDSFKVSVDDKHLLTFNARIKPLKDINYINIWGDFEMFRLLVSLK, translated from the exons ATGGCTACAGACTCA CAAATGAGTGTTACACATAATCTCAATGGAATACTTGTCCCTCATTCTACAGTAATGATCCATGGAAAAGTCAATCCTGATCCAGACAG GTTTGCAGTAGGTTTCCATAAAGATGATGAAACTATTTTATTCCATTTAATTGTACGCTTTAGAAATGGGAAGGGGCTCATCTTAAACAGTAGGAATAACAATGTTTGGGGAAATGAGGAAATCAAGAGTGACATTAGTCCATTTTCACCTGGCAAGGAATTCAAG ATTGGAATCGAGAGTTTGGAGGATTCTTTCAAGGTCTCTGTGGATGACAAACACCTGTTAACATTCAATGCTCGTATAAAACCCCTGAAAGACATAAACTACATCAACATATGGGGCGACTTTGAAATGTTTCGACTTTTAGTTAGCCTAAAGTAA